From the genome of Nocardia mangyaensis:
CTGCTGCCGTTCCGGCACGGGCAGCCACCCGTCCTCGACGGCCCGCTTGTACAGATCGGTCTTGGTGGGGGCGGGCCGGCCGGCGTCGGCGTACTTCTGCCGGATCCGGCCCAGATAGTCGTTGACGGTCTGTTCGGACAGTCCGGTCAGCCGGGCGACGCGCGAGGCCTTCTCCCCCGAGGCGTACAACATCAGCACCTCCTCCTGGCGCGGGCTCAGGCCGACGTCGGACAGCTGCGGATCGCCGTCGATGGCGGCGGCCCAGTCGGTGGTGACCACCTGCTCGCCCGAGGCGGCCCGGCGCACTGCCTCGACCACCGTCGCCACGCTCTCGGATTTGCGCAGCACCCCGAGCACACCGGCCTTGGCGGCCGAGCGCACCAGGAAGGCGTTGTCGGCACCGGTGAACACCAGCACCTCGATGCCGCGTTCGCGCAGCGCGGTGACGTTGTCCTCGGGACTGGAGCCGTCGGGCAGGCGCAGGTCGAGCACGACGAGATCGAGATCGGTGGTCTGGGCGAGCAGTCCGCTGACCGATTCCGCGGCCGCGACCAGATCCAGATCGGGTTCGGGTCCGAGCATGGCGGCCAGCCCGATCGCCACGGACTCGTGGTCCTCCACCAGCCCGATCCGCCGCACCGCCTGCGTTCGCGTCACTTCGCTCACCGACCATTCCCCGTCCTCGAACACCCACCGCGGCCAGCCCGCAACCCGTCGGTGTCGAGTTCTACCGCATCGGGCGCCCGCGTGTCAGCCCACCAGAATTCGGGGCCTCGACCACTACCCCATCAGACCTGCGGCGACGCTGGCCCCCAGCTCCCAGCATTTCTCCAGATCAGCCTTCGTGGGTGGCCCCGAGACCACCACCGCGGCGGCCGCGGGCTGCCAGCCCAGCCCGGTGGTGATCCGCTCCACGCCCTTCTCCGCACCCTCGGTGCCCTCGTTGCCGTGGACGTAGAGCCCGAACGGCCGTCCCCTGGTCGAGTCCAGGCACGGGTAGTAGATCGTGTCGAAGGCGTGCTTGAGCGCGCCGCTCATGTAGCCGAGATTGGCGGGGGTGCCGAGCAGATAGCCGTCGGCGTCGAGGACGTCGACGGCGGTGACGGCCAGCGCGGCCCGGCGCACCACCTCCACGCCCTCGATCTCGGGGTCGCCCGCCCCGGCCAGGACGGCTTCGAACATCGCCTGGGTGTGCGGCGAGGGGGTGTGGTGGATGATCAGCAACCGGGCCATGGGCTCGCCTACTCTCCGGGGTCGCGGTCCAGCTTTTCCAGGGCGACCGCGCGGCGCATCGTCTCGCGGGCGCGGGTTCGGTCGCCCGCGTAGTCGTAGGCGCGGGCCAGCCGGTAGGAGCTGCGCCAGTTGTCCGGGTCGGCTTCCCACTCGGTCTTGATCTCGGCGAACAGGGCATCGGCCGCGGCGCGTTCGATCCGGCCCGAGGGTCGGCGCGGGAGCTCGGCGGTGTCGACCTCGAGTCCCTCCTCGTGGATGCGCCGGGCCAGGCGCTGGTGGTCGAAGGCCGCGCGCAGTGTCGCCCACACGATCCACACGCCGACGACCGGCAGCAG
Proteins encoded in this window:
- a CDS encoding response regulator transcription factor; this encodes MSEVTRTQAVRRIGLVEDHESVAIGLAAMLGPEPDLDLVAAAESVSGLLAQTTDLDLVVLDLRLPDGSSPEDNVTALRERGIEVLVFTGADNAFLVRSAAKAGVLGVLRKSESVATVVEAVRRAASGEQVVTTDWAAAIDGDPQLSDVGLSPRQEEVLMLYASGEKASRVARLTGLSEQTVNDYLGRIRQKYADAGRPAPTKTDLYKRAVEDGWLPVPERQQRT
- a CDS encoding flavodoxin family protein encodes the protein MARLLIIHHTPSPHTQAMFEAVLAGAGDPEIEGVEVVRRAALAVTAVDVLDADGYLLGTPANLGYMSGALKHAFDTIYYPCLDSTRGRPFGLYVHGNEGTEGAEKGVERITTGLGWQPAAAAVVVSGPPTKADLEKCWELGASVAAGLMG